From one Natranaerobius trueperi genomic stretch:
- a CDS encoding IS1096 element passenger TnpR family protein, producing the protein MKIDEFPTLLDGKETAPPEDVGGVHGFYEFLKSYCDPQPDLLPDC; encoded by the coding sequence ATAAAGATAGATGAATTTCCAACCCTACTAGATGGAAAGGAAACAGCACCGCCTGAAGATGTAGGTGGGGTACATGGTTTTTATGAATTTTTAAAATCTTATTGTGATCCTCAACCAGACTTGCTACCAGATTGTTGA
- a CDS encoding MerR family transcriptional regulator: MKYEYTIGEISRLYDIGQDSLRYYEKKGLISPKRKDNSYRVYTLDDIWRLNIIKDLRKLNFSTEKIREYLQNRNTQTTIELMEKKIEVVETEIEALLKMKDDLTDKVSNLKFYNQIENVGKLQLKQIPNRKIILINEKMSIDQEVDLAFRKLEGQDDKKLSLLGNKDMGVFISKEGIINEDYYDYDKAFFIVDDTEDYNAFLSEGLYLTTIYRGGYEKSGVLFREMKEYIDKNNLKISGEPLEIYRLDIHGTENRDEFITEIQIPVTKTLHV, from the coding sequence ATGAAATATGAGTATACTATAGGAGAAATATCACGATTATATGATATAGGACAAGACTCACTACGATACTATGAAAAGAAAGGACTTATTTCTCCCAAAAGAAAAGATAATAGCTACAGGGTATATACATTAGATGATATCTGGAGATTAAATATCATCAAGGATTTACGAAAATTAAATTTTTCTACAGAAAAGATACGAGAGTATCTACAAAATAGAAATACTCAAACTACTATTGAATTAATGGAAAAAAAGATAGAAGTAGTAGAAACAGAAATAGAAGCATTACTAAAAATGAAAGATGACTTAACTGATAAAGTTTCTAACTTAAAATTTTATAATCAAATTGAGAATGTTGGTAAGTTACAACTTAAACAAATTCCTAACAGGAAGATAATCTTGATTAATGAAAAGATGTCTATAGATCAAGAGGTAGATCTAGCTTTTAGAAAGCTAGAAGGTCAAGATGATAAAAAGCTATCATTACTTGGAAATAAAGATATGGGTGTTTTTATCTCAAAAGAAGGTATAATAAATGAGGATTATTACGATTATGATAAAGCTTTTTTTATAGTAGATGACACAGAAGATTATAATGCTTTCTTATCTGAAGGACTATATCTAACAACAATCTATAGGGGAGGGTATGAAAAAAGTGGTGTACTCTTTAGAGAAATGAAAGAATATATAGATAAAAACAACTTAAAAATTAGTGGGGAACCCCTTGAGATATATCGATTAGATATTCATGGTACAGAAAACAGAGACGAATTTATCACAGAAATTCAGATACCTGTTACTAAGACTCTACATGTATGA
- a CDS encoding MATE family efflux transporter yields MEQQNLRKVFLKYAVPSISAMWFFSIYTMIDGIFVGRGIGSKALAAVNLSMPYINTIFAVALLIAVGSSTLITYYLGKGENSLSNNIFTINFIVLTIIGIVLTIISLVFLEDLAIILGATEKTLPLVMDYLKIIVYFSTFFIVAYSLEVLVKADGFPILSIIVVTLAALINIGLDYLLVIKLDFGIQGAAIATGSSQLISYIVFLCYFIWGKSQLKFVKPDFKLSYIKDIFIIGTPESLNELSAAFTIFVFNFTIGRFIGSHGLAAFGVIMYLNNLVLMTMIGINQGMQPLISYYNGQDNEANIHNILKLALKVGLGFSIFFFLSSQFFTEQLVSLFIDSQEQKPFNLSVYGLKTFSIGFLLCSINIILSGYFTALKQVKQAVMISLLRGYLAVGATLLIFPHLLGDFGIWFSPFVYEGITLLLSTILYLYYKKGTITDSSVIPGKI; encoded by the coding sequence ATGGAACAACAAAATTTAAGAAAGGTTTTTTTAAAGTATGCAGTACCGTCAATATCAGCTATGTGGTTCTTTTCAATTTATACAATGATAGACGGGATCTTTGTAGGAAGGGGAATAGGATCAAAAGCTCTCGCTGCAGTTAACTTATCTATGCCCTATATTAACACTATATTTGCTGTAGCGTTACTAATAGCTGTGGGATCTTCTACTCTGATCACTTATTATTTAGGAAAGGGAGAAAATAGTTTAAGTAATAATATTTTTACTATAAATTTTATTGTCTTAACTATTATCGGTATTGTTCTAACTATTATCTCATTAGTTTTTTTAGAGGATCTAGCTATTATTTTAGGTGCTACAGAGAAAACTTTACCACTTGTGATGGACTATTTAAAGATAATAGTATATTTTAGTACATTTTTCATAGTAGCTTATTCTTTAGAAGTACTTGTAAAAGCTGATGGTTTTCCTATTCTGTCTATAATTGTTGTAACATTAGCAGCTTTAATAAATATTGGGCTCGATTATCTACTAGTTATTAAGTTAGATTTCGGTATTCAAGGTGCTGCTATTGCAACTGGTTCTTCACAACTTATATCTTATATAGTATTCTTATGCTATTTTATCTGGGGTAAATCTCAGCTAAAGTTTGTAAAACCAGACTTTAAGCTAAGCTATATTAAAGACATATTCATTATCGGTACTCCTGAATCTTTAAATGAATTGTCTGCTGCTTTTACTATCTTTGTATTTAACTTTACGATAGGACGTTTTATTGGCTCTCATGGTTTAGCTGCCTTTGGTGTCATAATGTATCTTAATAATTTAGTTTTAATGACTATGATTGGGATAAACCAAGGAATGCAGCCTTTAATAAGTTATTACAACGGTCAAGATAATGAAGCTAATATCCATAACATACTTAAGTTAGCCTTAAAGGTAGGATTAGGTTTTTCTATATTTTTCTTTTTATCATCTCAATTCTTTACTGAACAGCTAGTATCACTATTTATAGATTCACAAGAACAAAAACCATTTAATCTTTCTGTATATGGATTAAAAACCTTTAGCATTGGCTTTTTATTATGTAGTATAAACATTATCTTATCTGGTTATTTCACAGCCTTAAAACAAGTTAAACAAGCAGTGATGATTTCATTACTTCGAGGATACCTAGCTGTAGGAGCTACACTTCTTATTTTCCCACACCTTTTAGGTGATTTTGGAATCTGGTTTTCCCCTTTTGTCTATGAAGGTATAACTTTACTATTATCAACAATTTTATATCTTTATTACAAAAAAGGTACTATTACCGATAGTAGTGTTATACCAGGTAAGATCTAG
- a CDS encoding copper amine oxidase N-terminal domain-containing protein → MFSKEKCKGILIGVILTLLLVSTVFAEEVREQIEVLYNDISIYIDGSRIETEKEPFIYEGYTYVPIRVISEALDKDVHWDSEKNSISIGSEVKSYIKMKDMNTITASSKDWKEFDTFTTNIMEEYSDGYHFYRSYSKFFSELHYEYFLNEDYDSFQVKIAPDKVWSTREKDENIGSFQFFADGGKIYDTGEIESDLTEPIEINLNLKDIVKFEIKGEGKGLGFIEPRFIK, encoded by the coding sequence TTGTTTTCAAAAGAAAAATGTAAGGGTATTTTAATAGGTGTAATATTAACATTATTATTAGTTTCAACAGTATTTGCAGAAGAGGTGAGAGAGCAAATTGAAGTACTGTATAATGACATTTCTATCTATATTGATGGTTCTAGAATAGAGACTGAGAAAGAACCTTTCATCTATGAAGGATATACCTATGTACCTATTAGGGTAATAAGTGAAGCTTTAGACAAAGATGTACACTGGGATAGTGAAAAGAATAGTATTTCTATCGGTAGTGAAGTCAAAAGTTATATTAAAATGAAAGATATGAATACTATCACTGCCTCATCTAAAGACTGGAAAGAGTTTGATACTTTTACTACTAATATCATGGAAGAGTATTCAGATGGTTATCACTTTTATAGAAGTTATTCTAAGTTTTTTAGTGAGTTACATTACGAATACTTTTTAAATGAAGATTATGATAGCTTTCAAGTAAAAATTGCACCCGATAAGGTTTGGAGTACCCGTGAAAAAGATGAAAATATTGGATCATTTCAGTTCTTTGCTGATGGTGGTAAAATTTATGACACAGGAGAAATTGAATCTGATCTCACAGAGCCAATAGAAATAAACCTTAACCTTAAAGATATAGTTAAGTTTGAAATAAAAGGTGAAGGAAAAGGTTTAGGATTTATAGAGCCGCGGTTTATTAAATAA
- a CDS encoding MATE family efflux transporter has translation MKVASSEKLGTDPILPLLLKLSLPGIVSMGIQALYNVVDSFFVAQVNEEAIAGLSVAFPMQIFLIALSVGTGVGTSSLISRMLGGGDRNGAISVTEHVLFISLVYSAVVFFIGFFLPKSFIYLFSDDPLIAEYAFQYGRIILMGSLPLFFGFLISDALRGQGNTLIPMVGMITGAIINIILDPILIYGLGPIPRLEVQGAAIATVISKTVTFLIVLYELLKGDNEVKPKFKNGLKHFKVNKDIIKNIYKVGLPAAVMQMLASIMISGLNIIVGNLNDLALSATGIYFRIQSFVFMPVFGLNQGYIPLVGYNFSNGNVDRVKKVIGYGALIGGLFTGLGFILFQTIPSIIASPFVASEELMDIVVTAFKRISIGFPVIGPAIIGATTFQAIGKGVPSLTLSFFRQIILLLPIAYFLSLTGNLSLVWFAFPISEFISFVFLILWLYTTLKKELAFAKFQRG, from the coding sequence ATGAAGGTTGCAAGTAGTGAAAAACTAGGCACAGATCCAATTTTGCCTCTTTTATTAAAGCTATCACTACCTGGTATAGTGTCTATGGGAATACAAGCACTTTATAATGTAGTGGATAGTTTCTTTGTAGCACAGGTAAATGAAGAAGCTATAGCTGGTCTTTCTGTTGCTTTTCCAATGCAGATTTTTTTAATCGCTCTATCAGTTGGAACAGGTGTCGGAACAAGTTCTTTAATATCTAGAATGTTAGGTGGAGGAGATAGAAATGGAGCTATTAGCGTAACAGAGCACGTATTATTTATATCTTTGGTTTATAGTGCTGTAGTCTTTTTTATTGGTTTTTTCTTACCTAAAAGTTTTATTTATCTCTTTTCAGATGATCCTTTAATAGCAGAATATGCTTTTCAGTACGGTCGGATAATTTTAATGGGATCACTACCACTATTTTTTGGTTTTCTAATTAGTGATGCCCTAAGGGGTCAGGGAAATACATTAATCCCTATGGTAGGTATGATAACAGGTGCCATTATTAATATTATCTTAGACCCTATTTTAATCTATGGGTTAGGCCCTATACCTCGTTTAGAGGTTCAAGGTGCCGCTATTGCAACAGTAATAAGTAAAACAGTTACTTTCTTGATTGTTCTTTACGAATTATTAAAGGGAGATAATGAAGTAAAACCTAAGTTTAAAAATGGGTTAAAGCATTTCAAGGTTAATAAAGACATTATAAAAAATATTTATAAAGTAGGACTTCCTGCAGCTGTAATGCAGATGTTAGCTTCAATTATGATAAGTGGGCTAAACATAATTGTAGGTAACTTAAATGATCTAGCTTTATCTGCTACAGGTATATATTTTAGAATACAATCTTTTGTTTTCATGCCCGTTTTTGGGTTAAATCAAGGGTACATACCTCTAGTTGGGTACAATTTTAGTAATGGAAATGTAGATAGAGTGAAAAAGGTAATTGGTTATGGAGCTTTAATAGGAGGTCTTTTTACAGGTCTTGGTTTTATCTTATTTCAAACAATACCAAGTATAATTGCTAGTCCATTTGTTGCAAGTGAAGAGTTAATGGATATTGTAGTAACTGCCTTTAAAAGAATAAGTATCGGTTTTCCTGTAATTGGGCCAGCAATCATTGGCGCTACAACTTTTCAAGCGATTGGTAAAGGTGTCCCATCATTGACTCTATCTTTTTTTAGACAGATAATCTTACTTTTACCTATAGCTTACTTTTTATCTTTAACAGGAAATTTAAGCTTAGTTTGGTTTGCTTTTCCGATATCTGAGTTTATTTCCTTTGTATTTTTAATACTCTGGCTCTACACAACTTTGAAAAAAGAGCTAGCTTTTGCTAAATTTCAGCGAGGATAA
- a CDS encoding GntR family transcriptional regulator, which yields MNEKKYDADQIYELLKERIIHIKYEPGDVLNEVEVAEEFNVSRTPIRKAFHILNSDKLLSLIPRVGAQVTPIDFKKMKAIFELTRELDPFAARLAVKRISADKIKELEEIMNELQSYNIEKDYQKAIDKDEEFHKIIYSSCGNPWLQEILTYLHYHTERLWHYSEQYFDNIELFSDTLGKILKAIKEQDTENAEKYTREHIDQFVNKIKNEML from the coding sequence ATGAATGAAAAAAAATACGATGCAGATCAAATTTATGAATTATTAAAAGAAAGAATTATTCATATTAAATATGAACCAGGTGATGTATTAAATGAAGTAGAAGTAGCTGAAGAATTCAATGTAAGTAGAACTCCTATAAGAAAAGCATTTCATATTTTAAATAGTGATAAGCTGTTAAGTTTGATCCCAAGAGTCGGAGCCCAAGTTACGCCTATAGATTTTAAGAAAATGAAAGCTATATTTGAACTAACTCGAGAACTAGACCCATTCGCTGCTAGACTAGCTGTTAAAAGAATTAGTGCAGATAAAATTAAAGAATTAGAAGAAATAATGAATGAATTACAGAGCTATAATATAGAAAAAGATTATCAGAAAGCTATTGATAAAGATGAAGAGTTTCATAAAATAATATATAGTAGTTGTGGTAATCCATGGTTACAAGAAATTTTAACTTATTTACATTATCATACTGAGAGATTATGGCATTATAGTGAACAATATTTCGATAATATAGAATTATTTTCTGATACTCTAGGTAAGATCTTAAAGGCCATAAAAGAACAGGATACAGAAAATGCAGAAAAATATACTAGAGAACATATTGATCAATTTGTCAATAAAATAAAGAATGAAATGCTATAG
- a CDS encoding GrdX family protein, whose amino-acid sequence MSSKCYQIVTNNPKVKEEFQEAIYIKGDFEDVLTKTRDLVHKGAELVTHPLGASIRMLYSPYRSIIIKEKQDTINDFYIQTIENSIVTYQKHAATRREDSDNKHDYENVDYQLLLSSLKECESLFYDNHTLSGGAIQ is encoded by the coding sequence ATGAGTTCAAAATGCTATCAAATAGTTACTAATAATCCAAAGGTAAAAGAAGAATTTCAAGAGGCAATTTATATAAAAGGAGATTTTGAAGATGTACTTACAAAAACTCGTGATTTAGTGCACAAAGGGGCTGAACTAGTTACTCACCCTTTAGGAGCAAGTATTAGAATGCTTTATTCACCATATCGCTCAATTATTATTAAAGAGAAACAAGATACAATCAACGACTTTTATATTCAAACTATAGAAAACAGTATCGTAACCTATCAAAAGCATGCTGCTACAAGAAGAGAAGATTCAGATAATAAGCACGATTATGAAAATGTCGATTATCAATTATTACTCTCTTCTCTAAAGGAATGCGAAAGCTTGTTCTACGATAATCACACACTTTCAGGAGGTGCAATACAGTGA
- a CDS encoding glycine/sarcosine/betaine reductase component B subunit, with translation MNLELRKINITDLKLGDQMKVENGTLTINEKKIIDELKEDVNIKDVKVDIAVPGEKVRIIPVKDVIEPRLKIEGEGKGFAGVSSDMAQLGSGKVNVLNGAAVVTIGDVVGFQEGVIDMWGEGAKWTPFSSTYNIVVDITPIDGLDPHTHEQTVRFAGLRAAEIIGEAANEVEPDEIKNYNLGNVHEETEKYPDLPKIAYVEMLISQGLLHDGYVYGVNTQDILPTYIHPNEELDGAVISGNCVAACDKITTYQHQNNSVILDLYEKHGKEINFQGVILTPEVTTLAGKFRTCDYTVKLCKSLGADGVVISEEGYGNPDSDLLMICKKLEDEDIKTVLITDECAGRDGMSQPLADTTPEAKAVVSTGNVSHVVTLPKADKVLGDDRAIATLAGGWEGCLENDGTIRCELNAVIGATSEIGYHNLTVKLY, from the coding sequence GTGAATCTTGAGTTAAGAAAAATTAATATTACTGATTTAAAATTAGGAGATCAAATGAAAGTTGAAAATGGTACATTAACCATTAATGAGAAAAAAATAATCGATGAACTAAAGGAAGATGTAAATATCAAAGATGTTAAAGTTGATATTGCTGTTCCAGGTGAAAAGGTAAGAATTATTCCGGTAAAAGATGTAATCGAACCAAGGTTAAAAATAGAAGGTGAAGGTAAAGGTTTTGCAGGTGTTTCATCTGACATGGCACAACTTGGTTCTGGGAAGGTAAATGTACTAAATGGTGCAGCAGTAGTTACAATAGGTGATGTTGTAGGTTTTCAAGAGGGTGTAATTGATATGTGGGGTGAGGGTGCTAAGTGGACCCCATTTTCTAGTACCTACAATATTGTAGTTGATATAACTCCTATAGACGGATTAGACCCCCATACCCATGAACAAACGGTAAGATTTGCAGGTCTAAGGGCTGCTGAAATAATTGGAGAAGCTGCTAATGAGGTAGAACCTGATGAAATCAAAAATTATAATTTAGGAAACGTTCATGAAGAAACTGAAAAATACCCAGATCTACCTAAAATTGCATATGTAGAAATGCTTATCTCACAAGGGCTATTACACGATGGATATGTTTATGGTGTCAATACCCAAGATATACTACCAACCTATATTCATCCCAATGAAGAACTAGATGGTGCTGTTATAAGTGGGAATTGTGTCGCCGCTTGTGATAAAATCACCACCTATCAACATCAAAATAACTCAGTAATATTAGACCTCTACGAAAAACATGGTAAGGAAATTAATTTCCAAGGGGTAATTTTAACTCCAGAAGTAACTACTCTTGCAGGTAAATTTAGAACATGTGACTATACTGTAAAACTATGTAAGTCATTAGGTGCTGATGGAGTAGTTATCTCTGAAGAAGGTTATGGAAACCCTGATTCAGACCTTTTAATGATCTGTAAAAAACTAGAAGATGAAGATATAAAGACAGTTCTAATTACTGATGAATGTGCCGGACGTGATGGAATGAGCCAACCTTTAGCAGATACCACACCTGAAGCAAAAGCTGTTGTATCTACAGGTAATGTTAGTCATGTAGTTACATTACCTAAAGCAGATAAAGTATTAGGTGATGACCGTGCTATAGCTACACTAGCTGGTGGTTGGGAAGGATGTCTTGAAAATGATGGCACTATTAGATGTGAATTAAACGCAGTTATTGGAGCTACTTCAGAAATTGGTTATCACAATTTAACTGTAAAATTATATTAA
- a CDS encoding glycine/betaine/sarcosine/D-proline family reductase selenoprotein B → MSFKVLYYVNQFFGQIGGEEQAGMEPVFKEKAIGPAMGFDSLLESDGNVVGTVICGDNYFNEHKEEALSTIIKMVSEQKPDILVLGPAFNAGRYGMACADIADSIVKKFNIPVVTGMYEENPGVEVCRANSIVVKTADSAAGMKKAISAMASITKKIMSDEELLGPEEEGYIPQGKRLTIFSDKKGSRRAIDMLLKRLKDEPFETELPMPTFDQVEAAPPIEDLSKATLALVTSGGIVPKGNPDKIQSASAQKWDKYNVSDKDSLHDEYCTIHGGFDPVYANEDPNRVVPLDILKQLEQNNTIGQVHDYFYTTTGTGTSVGNSVKFGTEIGQELKDSGVDGVILTSTUGTCTRCGATMAKEIERYGIPIVHMSTITTISESVGANRIVPTIAIPHPIGNPELLDASEQDLRKKLIQRALKGLTTEVSSPTKF, encoded by the coding sequence ATGAGTTTTAAAGTTTTATATTATGTAAATCAATTTTTTGGACAAATAGGCGGAGAAGAACAAGCTGGAATGGAACCTGTTTTTAAAGAAAAAGCTATCGGACCGGCAATGGGTTTTGACAGTTTACTAGAGTCAGATGGAAATGTAGTTGGAACAGTTATTTGTGGTGATAATTACTTTAATGAACATAAAGAAGAAGCATTATCCACAATAATCAAAATGGTTAGTGAACAAAAACCAGATATATTAGTACTAGGACCAGCATTTAACGCAGGACGTTATGGCATGGCATGTGCTGATATAGCTGATTCAATTGTTAAAAAGTTTAACATACCTGTTGTAACTGGTATGTATGAAGAAAACCCTGGAGTAGAGGTGTGTAGAGCTAATAGTATAGTAGTTAAAACAGCTGATTCTGCAGCAGGCATGAAAAAAGCTATCTCAGCTATGGCAAGTATTACTAAAAAAATCATGAGTGATGAAGAGCTGTTAGGACCTGAAGAAGAAGGATATATCCCACAAGGAAAAAGACTAACTATCTTTTCTGATAAAAAGGGTTCAAGAAGAGCTATAGATATGTTATTAAAGCGTTTAAAAGATGAACCATTTGAAACAGAACTTCCAATGCCTACTTTTGATCAAGTTGAAGCTGCTCCTCCAATAGAAGACTTAAGTAAGGCTACTCTTGCATTAGTAACTAGTGGAGGAATTGTACCAAAAGGAAACCCAGATAAGATTCAATCAGCAAGTGCCCAAAAATGGGACAAATACAATGTTAGTGATAAGGATTCCCTACACGATGAATATTGTACAATTCATGGTGGTTTTGATCCAGTTTATGCAAATGAAGATCCCAACAGAGTTGTGCCATTAGATATTTTAAAACAATTAGAACAAAACAACACAATTGGACAGGTTCATGATTATTTTTATACAACTACAGGAACCGGAACCTCAGTTGGTAATTCGGTTAAATTTGGAACTGAAATTGGTCAAGAATTAAAAGATAGTGGCGTAGACGGCGTTATTCTTACTTCAACATGAGGTACTTGTACACGTTGCGGTGCAACGATGGCAAAAGAAATTGAAAGATATGGAATACCTATTGTTCATATGTCCACAATTACAACCATCTCTGAGTCAGTAGGTGCAAATAGAATTGTTCCTACAATAGCGATCCCCCACCCAATTGGAAATCCTGAATTATTAGACGCTTCTGAACAAGACTTAAGAAAAAAATTAATCCAAAGAGCGTTAAAAGGATTAACTACTGAGGTGTCTAGTCCTACTAAATTTTAA
- a CDS encoding methyl-accepting chemotaxis protein yields MLKKYITNFDISLQWKILIPSLIVVLVILAVGGTTISIGVRGLVTDITTENIEGDVDMVVDSLSSATENNNMFSNIIENEFSDDAHAIAKMIDKDEGYLSTEGLIELSELFNVDEIHVTDEEGVIEYTNTEGAKGLDFTEDDQTRPFMDLIGASREEYIQDPSERALDGQMFQYIGVSRYDEEGLIQIGVNVEELNILYNFTQNQAQGIAEDTDLGDTGMVFAVNDNGSYRIHSDPDMIGKELEEGELLDYITQNESTSTNVDFQGEDYFMTSQSWEDLYVVGMLATSEIEEPVDFFNTIMVVAVILVVLFLTGLNYFIFNKLLKQPLSKITRTINQMKNFDFSYTEDLEDKGFTRDEVGVIEGALVSMRENITGLLDTVHKKAVDLTSYSKELNTNTEENTTAANDVSRAVEDIANGANDHAESTEESLSSAETLGRIIDEDQEDVKKLIGITKEVTQLKEEGVNTVDKLISVTEESKNASNEVFSVIQETKENAETIETASNTIKDIAEQTNLLALNASIEAARAGEYGKGFAVVADEIRKLAEDSNKQSEEISKIIDNLIEKSSESVSTMDRVSKEVLSEQTQQINDTSTKFKEIANKINEIKETVAKFETNSDDLQKQKTSIISSLEDLSAIAEENSSSTQEISSTVEEQTAAMEEISRTSENLSHLAEELKNEVVKFNY; encoded by the coding sequence ATGTTAAAAAAGTACATAACTAATTTTGATATTAGCTTACAATGGAAGATTTTAATTCCATCTTTGATAGTAGTATTAGTTATTTTAGCGGTTGGTGGTACAACCATTTCAATTGGTGTAAGAGGATTAGTTACAGATATAACAACCGAAAATATTGAAGGCGATGTGGATATGGTAGTAGATAGCTTAAGTTCAGCAACGGAAAATAACAATATGTTTTCAAATATAATTGAAAACGAATTTAGTGATGATGCACATGCTATTGCAAAGATGATTGATAAAGATGAAGGCTATTTATCAACTGAAGGTCTTATTGAACTTTCTGAGCTTTTTAATGTAGATGAAATTCATGTAACAGATGAAGAAGGTGTAATTGAATATACTAATACTGAAGGGGCGAAGGGGCTAGATTTTACTGAAGATGATCAAACTAGACCCTTTATGGACTTAATAGGTGCATCTAGAGAAGAATACATACAAGACCCTAGTGAAAGAGCTCTTGATGGTCAAATGTTTCAATATATTGGTGTTTCAAGGTATGACGAAGAAGGTTTAATCCAAATTGGTGTAAATGTAGAAGAGTTAAATATTTTATATAATTTCACACAAAACCAAGCCCAGGGTATAGCTGAGGATACTGATCTAGGTGATACAGGTATGGTATTTGCAGTTAATGATAATGGTAGCTATAGAATTCATTCAGACCCTGACATGATAGGAAAAGAATTAGAGGAAGGTGAACTTTTAGATTATATCACTCAAAATGAGAGTACTAGTACAAATGTTGATTTTCAAGGTGAAGACTATTTTATGACATCTCAAAGCTGGGAAGATCTATATGTAGTTGGTATGTTAGCAACTAGTGAGATTGAAGAACCTGTAGATTTTTTTAATACTATTATGGTAGTTGCAGTAATATTAGTAGTTCTGTTTTTAACTGGATTAAACTATTTCATATTTAATAAGTTACTAAAACAACCTTTAAGTAAAATTACAAGAACAATAAACCAAATGAAAAACTTTGACTTTAGTTATACTGAAGACTTAGAGGATAAAGGTTTTACAAGAGATGAAGTTGGGGTAATTGAAGGTGCTTTAGTTAGTATGAGAGAAAATATTACAGGCTTATTAGATACAGTTCATAAAAAAGCTGTTGATTTAACTTCTTATTCAAAAGAGTTAAATACAAATACGGAAGAAAATACAACTGCAGCTAATGATGTGTCTCGAGCTGTAGAAGATATTGCAAATGGTGCAAATGATCATGCTGAAAGTACTGAGGAATCTTTAAGTAGTGCTGAAACATTAGGTAGAATAATAGATGAAGACCAAGAAGATGTTAAAAAGTTAATTGGTATAACAAAAGAGGTAACACAATTAAAAGAAGAAGGTGTTAATACCGTAGATAAATTAATTTCTGTAACTGAGGAAAGTAAAAATGCTTCAAATGAGGTTTTTTCTGTTATACAAGAGACTAAAGAAAATGCAGAAACTATAGAAACAGCAAGTAATACAATTAAAGATATAGCAGAGCAGACTAATTTACTTGCATTAAATGCTAGTATAGAGGCTGCAAGAGCTGGTGAATATGGTAAAGGTTTTGCTGTAGTAGCTGATGAAATTAGAAAGTTAGCAGAAGATAGTAATAAACAATCAGAAGAGATATCAAAGATTATAGATAACCTAATAGAGAAATCATCAGAATCTGTAAGCACTATGGATAGAGTAAGTAAAGAAGTTCTATCAGAGCAAACACAACAAATAAATGATACAAGTACTAAGTTTAAAGAGATAGCTAATAAAATTAATGAAATAAAAGAAACTGTAGCTAAGTTTGAAACTAATAGTGATGATCTACAAAAACAAAAGACCTCAATAATTAGTTCACTAGAAGACTTATCAGCTATAGCTGAGGAAAACTCTTCTAGTACACAAGAGATCTCTTCAACAGTAGAAGAGCAAACTGCCGCTATGGAAGAAATATCTAGAACAAGTGAAAACCTATCTCATCTAGCGGAAGAGCTAAAAAATGAAGTGGTTAAATTTAATTATTAA